The following coding sequences lie in one Rhinolophus ferrumequinum isolate MPI-CBG mRhiFer1 chromosome 16, mRhiFer1_v1.p, whole genome shotgun sequence genomic window:
- the IFIT5 gene encoding interferon-induced protein with tetratricopeptide repeats 5, whose translation MSEIPKDSLKTFLLELECHFTWNLLKEDIDLFDVEDTIGQQLEFLTTKSRLTLYNLLAYVKHLKGQNKDALECLEQAEEIIQREHSDKEEVRSLVTWGNYAWVYYHMDQLTEAQKYTDKVGNVCRKLSSPFNHKLECPEIDCEKGWALLKFGGKYYQKAKAAFEKALEVEPDNPEFNIGYAITVYRLDDSDREGSIKSFSLGPLRKAVTLNPDNTYIKVFLALKLQDVHAEAEGEKYIEEILDQISSQPYVLRYAAKFYRRKNSWDKALELLKKALEVTPTSSFLHHQMGLCYRAQMIQIKKATRNRPKGKDKLKVDGLITSAIFHFKAAVERDSMFAFAYTDLANMYAEAGQYSNAEDIFQKALRLENITDDHKHQIHYHYGRFQEFHRKSESTAIHHYLEALKVKDRSSLRTKLTSALKKLATKKLGHNASDVQSLSALGFVYKLEGEKRQAAEYYERAQKIDPENAEFLTALCELRLSI comes from the coding sequence TGAAATTCCTAAGGACTCCTTGAAGACCTTTCTGTTGGAGTTAGAATGCCACTTTACCTGGAATTTACTGAAGGAAGACATTGATCTGTTTGATGTGGAAGATACAATTGGGCAACAGCTTGAGTTTCTTACCACAAAATCCAGGCTCACTCTTTATAACTTACTGGCCTATGTGAAACACCTAAAAGGCCAAAATAAAGATGCCCTGGAGTGCTTGGaacaagcagaagaaataatCCAGCGGGAACATTCAGACAAAGAAGAAGTACGCAGTTTGGTCACTTGGGGAAACTACGCCTGGGTGTATTACCACATGGACCAGCTTACGGAAGCTCAGAAGTACACAGACAAGGTAGGGAATGTCTGCAGGAAATTGTCcagtcctttcaaccacaagttGGAGTGTCCTGAGATTGACTGTGAGAAAGGGTGGGCACTCTTGAAATTTGGAGGAAAGTATTACCAAAAGGCTAAAGCAGCTTTTGAGAAGGCTCTGGAAGTGGAACCTGACAATCCAGAATTTAACATCGGCTATGCCATCACAGTGTATCGGCTGGACGATTCTGACAGAGAAGGTTCTATAAAGAGCTTCTCCCTGGGTCCTCTGAGGAAGGCTGTTACCCTGAACCCAGATAACACCTACATTAAGGTTTTCCTGGCACTGAAGCTTCAAGACGTACATGCTGAAGCTGAAGGGGAAAAGTATATTGAAGAAATCCTGGACCAGATATCATCCCAACCTTATGTCCTTCGTTACGCAGCCAAATTCTACAGGAGAAAAAATTCTTGGGACAAAGCTCTTGAGCTTTTGAAAAAGGCCTTGGAGGTGACACCGACCTCTTCTTTCCTACATCACCAAATGGGACTTTGCTATAGAGCACAAATGATCCAAATCAAGAAGGCCACACGCAACAGACctaaaggaaaagataaactgAAAGTTGATGGGTTGATTACATCTGCTATATTTCATTTCAAGGCAGCTGTGGAACGAGACTCTATGTTTGCATTTGCCTACACGGATCTGGCCAACATGTACGCTGAGGCAGGCCAGTACAGCAATGCTGAAGACATTTTCCAGAAAGCCCTTCGTCTGGAGAACATAACTGATGATCACAAACATCAGATCCACTACCACTATGGCCGCTTTCAGGAATTTCACCGTAAATCAGAAAGTACTGCCATCCACCATTACTTAGAAGCCTTAAAGGTCAAAGACAGGTCCTCCCTACGTACCAAATTGACAAGTGCGCTAAAGAAATTGGCTACCAAGAAACTTGGTCACAATGCCTCAGATGTGCAGAGTTTAAGTGCCCTAGGGTTTGTTTACAAgctggagggagaaaagaggcaAGCGGCGGAGTACTATGAGAGGGCCCAAAAGATAGATCCAGAAAACGCAGAATTCCTTACTGCTCTCTGTGAGCTGCGACTTTCCATTTAA